The following proteins come from a genomic window of Sorghum bicolor cultivar BTx623 chromosome 3, Sorghum_bicolor_NCBIv3, whole genome shotgun sequence:
- the LOC110433288 gene encoding RING finger and transmembrane domain-containing protein 2-like, translating into MDAPPPPQPHQPRAPSPPPPPQPPAPSRRYGVHFSASSFIQAPLTALLEYSGILRPDPGGGTQQPGTGAGPGEVSIRIVAPGEAGTSSERAEEAIVEEEEEDGHATRTRPEEPTPAAGGGEGGRESSSSYQRYDIQQVARWVEQILPFSLLLLVVFIRQHLQGFFVTIWIAAVMFKSNDILRKQTALKRERKIPVLVGITILFVVHVSGFYWCYKNGDLIRPLMMLPPKEIPPFWHAIFIILVNDTMVRQTAMVVKCLLLMYYKNSRGRSYRRQGQMLTIVEYFLLLYRALLPTPVWYRFFLNKEYGSLFSSLTTGLYLTFKLTSVVEKVQSFLTALRALSHKDFHYGSYATSEQVVAAGDLCAICQEKMHVPILLRCKHIFCEDCVSEWFERERTCPLCRALVKPADLRSFGDGSTSLFFQLF; encoded by the exons ATGgacgcgccgccgcctccacaGCCGCATCAGCCGCGCGCTCCGTCACCGCCGCCCCCGCCCCAGCCGCCCGCGCCGTCCAGGAGGTACGGCGTGCACTTCTCGGCGTCCAGCTTCATCCAGGCGCCGCTCACTGCGCTGCTCGAGTACTCCGGCATCCTCCGTCCCGATCCCGGTGGCGGAACCCAACAGCCCGGGACCGGGGCTGGGCCGGGCGAGGTGTCGATCCGGATTGTGGCGCCCGGCGAGGCGGGGACGTCGTCTGAGAGGGCCGAGGAGGCGAtcgtggaggaggaggaagaggatggACACGCAACGAGGACGCGACCGGAGGAACCGACACCTGCGGCTGGCGGCGGGGAGGGCGGCAGGGAATCCTCGTCGTCGTACCAGCGGTACGACATACAGCAGGTGGCCAGGTGGGTGGAGCAGATACTGCCCTTCTCACTGCTGCTGCTCGTCGTCTTCATCCGACAACATTTGCAAG GTTTCTTTGTGACAATTTGGATTGCTGCGGTGATGTTCAAGTCCAACGATATCCTGCGTAAGCAGACTGCTCTGAAG AGGGAGAGAAAAATTCCGGTTCTTGTCGGGATTACAATATTATTTGTTGTTCATGTATCTGGATTTTATTGGTGTTACAAGAATGGGGACCTTATAAGACCTCTCATGATGCTTCCTCCAAAAGAAATACCACCATTTTGGCATGCAATATTCATCATCTTGGTGAACG ATACAATGGTGCGCCAAACTGCTATGGTTGTCAAATGTTTGCTGCTGATGTACTATAAGAACAGTAGAGGACGTAGCTATCGTAGGCAG GGTCAGATGTTGACGATCGTGGAGTATTTTCTACTTTTGTACCGTGCATTATTGCCTACACCTGTGTGGTACCGTTTTTTCCTGAACAAGGAGTATGGAAGCCTATTTTCATCTCTAACCACTGGCTTGTATCTCACTTTCAAGTTGACATCAGTTGTGGAAAAG GTTCAATCATTTTTGACGGCATTGAGAGCATTATCTCATAAAGACTTCCATTATGGTTCATATGCAACAAGTGAGCAG GTGGTTGCTGCTGGAGATCTGTGTGCGATATGCCAAGAAAAGATGCATGTTCCCATCCTTTTGCGCTGCAAACACATCTTTTGTGAAGATTGTGTATCCGAATG GTTTGAGAGGGAGCGTACATGCCCGCTGTGCAGGGCCTTGGTGAAGCCAGCAGACCTCCGGTCATTCGGTGATGGTTCAACAAGCCTCTTCTTCCAGCTATTCTAA